The Synchiropus splendidus isolate RoL2022-P1 chromosome 5, RoL_Sspl_1.0, whole genome shotgun sequence DNA window TGATCTTTAAAAATGAAGCAAGTAGCATAGTCGTGTAATGTAGACTGTCTTTATGGCACCATCCTCTCGCAACTTTTTATAGCTGCACATTATTTCATCAACATCTTGAATCCTCTCAATTTACTGGAAAATTACAATTGGGCATAACAGATGCTTCAGTATTACTCTGTACAACTGTTTTAGGACtaatacacacatttaaattgTGTACTCAGCGCGCACAGAATACTGGAGAACACTTGAAACAAAGTTTCAGAACAATAGTAATCAAGACAATACACAaatgcagtttgttttcattgtgtgcctctcattcattcatttcaaatgaagcaaagaCATCGAGATTGTGAACTCTGAACGGTAGACTGGCCCTTCATATGATTGTCAACCATATGATGTGGCCCTTCATCGATGCAGAAGGGGCAAAGAAAAAAGTCCAGGGCTGCTTATTTCTTGTTATTTTGAGATCACACCCAATCTCCAAATTGTTATGTGTCTCGATATGGACAACAAAATAAGCAGACAGAATCACATTGAacaaatgttgatttttttttttttacaatatgcAATACATATAAGGCTTTTAAAAAAGGCTACACTTCtcatcatgaaaacatcatttattcTGACAAAAATATATCTTGTTTCTACAACATTATGACACGTTTCACCCGAATGTTATTACACTCGAAATCTAAAATGATAAAACCATGTGCAATATCAAATGTAACGAATAAACATTTATGCCAGACTAACAAATTAATATTATGGTAGGTTATAATTACACTCGCAAACATTGATAATGAGAGGAATAATACTACAAATTTAACACAGGTTGGCTGAAGTTTTGCAGCCTGTATGCAAGTCGATGGGCATGTGTTTACATTGAAGATGGGCTGAACTAAACATTGAGTCATTGAAGTGGGCGGGACCTTCGAACTCAAGGTGGGCGTACCTCAATGTTGAGCTCCGCCCCATTCTCCAGGCTGCTGCCAGGGGCTTCTCCTTTCTTTAACTGAAGGTGAAACATGGGCTAGCAATATATATACATGCAGCACTGGGTGGGTGTGATCTGTCAAGAGCTCCTTGGTCTAATGTGGTTCAATAAAGGCACGGTTTCTGCGCATACTATGGCGAGAAAAGATAAATTAAATCATAGGCCCGTCCTACAAAGGCAAGAATAATCGAACACGGATAGTCAAGTCCACGCAGGCAAAAGCAATTGAAAAAGGATGTAGtccattacattacattttaataataaatgaaacaatagCAATGAACTGTATCAGAATTATAGAACTTTATTGATGCTGCACATTTAggaacactgttcatgaaacgCTTTACAGAAAGAACAAGACATCAGCAAGGTTGTGGCGCCAATTTCCGCAAATATGAAATGACAGTTattaatttaaaacatttttttttctagggATCTTGTTTGAGCGCTCGCGACCAAACAGGATTTACAATTTGCAAAGCAAAAGGGAGAACATTTTGAACATCATAAATGTTTTAGACTTCCTTGACAGAGGTCTGATGATGCTCTTTAACAGGAGGATGTGAATGGTCACGATgcctcatttcctctgtatgtgGTGTATGAGAATCTactcagaagaagaggaagatggtaCTGTTGTTCTGCATCACCGACGGCGAACACAtactgcaacagaaaataatatgTGTTACAGGTCAGACAGACCATGAATGTACTGGCACATTCCTCACCTCAACATAGGGATAAAAGCTGGTCTCCCCCAAACTCTCCCAGTACAGCTCTGTTTCAAAGCGGATCTTGTACATACCAGGCTGAAACATTTCTTTAGTGATGAGTCCTGGGCAACGGCCTTCACTGTTGGTCACACTGGTGAGACACAACAGgtggtgatgaatgtgagtgacaaTTGTATTGATTTAATTGTCATATACTAAAGAATACACAGGATTAACTCTTCAATCGTTTTGggatgaaaacaaagtaaaatcaGCCCAGACAGAAAATGTAGCTTGAATAGAAGGGTCAACAGAAGATGGATGATATTTATTGATGGTCAGGTGTTACCCAGTAGTGATCAAATTCCAGACTTTGGTTGAGGCGTCCTGTCCGTACAGACTGAGAGCCATATCTGCCACGGGGATTCCAGTGACAATATTCAGCACATGGGTGGTCAGTGGACTGGGTGGAACTGCCATTGCTGTGTTCTAGAAGAAAGATAGCAGACTGAAAGCAAATAAGGTTAATGCATCTGTCATTATCGCTTAACTACTGATGGACAAAAGTCAATTCTATTGTCAGTAAGTGCAAcatataacaaaaaataatgaaaatccTGAAAATGCACTTTTAGCAATGAATTCCATCAGTATAtgtaatacatattttaatatgATAAATATGTTTAACCTGCTTATAAAGACGTCACAGGAGGGAGAAGAGGTTCCCCAATAGAGCAGAGTGAGCATTCAACCAAATATTTGTCTGTTTGAACAAACTGGTAAAAATCCTCATCTTACTCCatatgtgttttttgaaagaaagaaggaaagaacaatgtaaaaaaagaatctAAATAAGTGCCCAAGTATCATTTGGTCGGTTTGAATCAAGCAGGACATTATTGACATTTTACATGGAAATAATGAcagatatttaatatttaattaagTATTAGACCTTTTTATGTAACTAATTTTATTCACACTCCTTTCCAATTTGAGTGTTACGTGTTGCTTGGTAACTAAACATCATCATGTCAATATCAGCGACAGTGAGCATCTAGAAACTATTTCATTGAATCgaaattaaaatagaaaactGACCAATTCAAACAAATGCATCACAGCAGCATtaaatgtaatacatttttcagttgtAGAAGTTTTCTTACTCACCTTACAGTGCAGTAGGATCTGGCCCTTGATGGTCTGCAGCCTGAGTGTGTTCATGTGGCGCTTAAATTGACTCCCAAATGGGTCAGAGCAGGAGCGAATAATGTAATTTTCAGCTTTACTCAACGCttgacatttgaatcacattacTCTGGTGCCACTATGCTCGGCGTTATCTTTCTGTCAACAGTGGAGCGATTGTGCGAGTGGTCCACATGAATTTTGGAAAAGGCGGAAGAAGAACTCGCATTGTGTATTAGACACGATAACGGCATCTCGATCATGAGTTCAAAATAACAGTCGAAAcagatgaaaaggaaataaattATATCGTACTCTTTTAGTCTCAAAGTAGTGTTGACATGCTGGAAAACTCTCTACTGTCGCTGAATAAACAGTGGGCCAACCTGTTATTGGGACAACACAGCAGCGGGGGTCACCATTTGGCTTTTCGCTGCTGGAGTTGTTAGCAGTGGAGAAggttctgttttgctttgcaccACAGCGAACCGGACATCATGTGATGGTGAGGTCAAACAACTCCACTGCTGTAGTGGACATCATCCATCAAGGGAGCCTGAGGGCCCCCTTCCCTGCACAGGGTGGCGGCTCGCAGCGACTCATCTCTTGTCCATGAGAGCGCATCGCGTCCCAGCTGCTCTAAATCTGGGCGTGGACAGACTGTCCAGAGGGGCGCTCTCGCGGACGAATGGAGCCTCGCAACAGAGGTGGCATCGGACACAATGATTTGAGGAGTGGATGCACTGGATCATCCAGTGTGGCCGCGAGGGCTTCTTTACGTGTTTCCCCCACTCAGGTTAATGATGACTTTCCTATAGCACATCGGGGAACAGAACTCTCTGTCATGACGGTGGCATTGCACAGTTTCCGGACCTGGTCGGACTGATGGTGGGGCCTCCATGGCCAACCCTCGATGTTGCTGGTGTGTTGACCAAAGCCGGAGGAGTGTGTCGAGCCCATCCGGTGATAGGACGCCCTCTCAAGGTTTGGATGTTGAAAGGTTGAAATAGCTTGACATGGGATTGTCGGATGCAGTTATTTCAACAGTGCAGTGCACCTGAGCACCGGCCACCAACAGGACCTGCTCCATTAGGTGGCGCGTCTTCGCAGATTGGTGTGGATCTAAAGGTCTCACACCATCCTGTTGTCCTGTCTCTGGTGTGCTTTCCTTTCTCCAGGAGTTGCTGGATAGAGGACGGGCAGCCTCCACACTGAATGCGTTTGTGGCAGCCATCTCTGAGGAACACCAGGGCCTGGCTCGTTTCTCGGTGAGAAGTCAGACGGATCATGAAGACATTTCTGCTTGGCCTCCTGTAAGGAACCTAAACTCCAGATGGAATCTGCTAGTGGTCCAAGAAGCCCTATGTGTACCTCCATTCGAACG harbors:
- the LOC128759276 gene encoding 5-hydroxyisourate hydrolase-like isoform X2, which encodes MAVPPSPLTTHVLNIVTGIPVADMALSLYGQDASTKVWNLITTGVTNSEGRCPGLITKEMFQPGMYKIRFETELYWESLGETSFYPYVEYVFAVGDAEQQYHLPLLLSRFSYTTYRGNEAS
- the LOC128759276 gene encoding 5-hydroxyisourate hydrolase-like isoform X1, which gives rise to MNTLRLQTIKGQILLHCKNTAMAVPPSPLTTHVLNIVTGIPVADMALSLYGQDASTKVWNLITTGVTNSEGRCPGLITKEMFQPGMYKIRFETELYWESLGETSFYPYVEYVFAVGDAEQQYHLPLLLSRFSYTTYRGNEAS